In Desulfovibrio sp. JC010, a genomic segment contains:
- a CDS encoding S26 family signal peptidase has product LPIFLKPTVLPSGKCLALSTHSENSFDGRYFGLVNLDQLQRVVPVLTIGAFNSRSLFFNALKK; this is encoded by the coding sequence TTTACCAATTTTCCTGAAACCAACAGTTCTTCCCTCCGGCAAATGTCTGGCCCTGTCCACTCATTCCGAAAACAGCTTTGATGGCCGTTACTTCGGGTTGGTCAATCTTGATCAATTGCAGAGGGTTGTACCTGTTTTAACCATCGGGGCGTTCAATAGCAGATCGCTGTTTTTTAACGCCCTCAAAAAGTAG